In Halostella litorea, one genomic interval encodes:
- a CDS encoding DUF2080 family transposase-associated protein, producing the protein MDKYEIEGDEVIEREVKATGNGAHVYLPKEWLDHTVKVVRLSQDEEPEFKECAVCNRVTKSTVEWCWTDESGGSFFQICTDCRSEVADGPEDVCAVCREDRKMSRSSGFGPGGGPNQDWYNGCDTCRERVIFGNKPSPQPAWIE; encoded by the coding sequence ATGGACAAATACGAAATCGAGGGCGACGAGGTGATTGAGCGAGAAGTGAAGGCAACCGGGAACGGCGCTCACGTGTATCTCCCGAAGGAGTGGCTTGATCACACAGTGAAGGTCGTGCGGCTATCACAGGATGAAGAGCCTGAGTTCAAAGAATGCGCCGTATGTAATCGAGTCACAAAAAGTACCGTCGAGTGGTGCTGGACAGACGAGTCGGGTGGCTCGTTCTTCCAGATCTGCACCGACTGCCGGTCTGAGGTCGCTGATGGGCCGGAAGATGTGTGCGCTGTTTGTCGGGAAGACCGGAAGATGTCCCGCTCCTCTGGGTTCGGTCCGGGAGGGGGGCCGAACCAGGACTGGTACAATGGGTGTGACACGTGCCGCGAACGAGTGATCTTCGGGAATAAACCAAGTCCGCAACCGGCATGGATTGAGTAA
- a CDS encoding tyrosine-type recombinase/integrase: protein MTNTHTRAQAWLKPRQVRDLRTAAQSDEFLPYLRDRNEAIVAMLYDTGLRVGELVQIDVDFLHLDDDPAYLAIPAHIQKDYPTDRSPSYEEMNLAVDDSTYDTVSRLRSYLNNRWRYSEALFPSRQADRMTTESVRRVVRSLAVEADVRPQSIEGGAGDPEDVTPHTLRHSVAYRMLHKEDGYTLYDVRNRLRHATIKTTEDRYDHFDRI, encoded by the coding sequence ATGACGAATACCCACACTCGGGCACAAGCGTGGCTGAAGCCGCGCCAAGTCCGCGACCTCCGAACAGCCGCACAGAGCGACGAGTTCCTGCCGTACTTGCGTGACCGGAACGAGGCAATCGTGGCGATGCTTTACGACACCGGGCTTCGCGTCGGAGAGCTCGTACAGATCGACGTGGACTTCCTCCATCTCGACGACGACCCAGCCTATCTGGCGATCCCGGCGCACATCCAGAAGGACTACCCCACTGACCGGTCACCCAGCTACGAGGAAATGAACCTCGCTGTCGATGACAGTACATACGACACGGTCTCACGGCTCCGCTCATACCTGAACAACCGCTGGCGTTACAGCGAGGCGCTGTTCCCGTCGCGGCAGGCCGACCGGATGACTACTGAGAGCGTCCGGCGTGTCGTCCGCTCGCTGGCCGTGGAGGCCGACGTGCGCCCCCAGAGCATTGAGGGCGGTGCAGGCGACCCGGAGGACGTAACGCCCCACACGCTCCGCCATAGTGTGGCCTACAGAATGCTCCACAAAGAGGACGGTTACACCCTCTACGACGTCCGGAACCGACTTCGCCACGCAACGATCAAGACCACCGAAGATCGGTACGACCACTTCGACCGCATCTGA
- a CDS encoding site-specific integrase, which produces MRLEETGQNGIYKVWMTDEEMARLRQAAPSARAELAILLGGYLGLKSTEIPKIRPKHIQPGHSGEHHRLHVPACNGKDARDVFLPDEIREDLRQYQEAEDVGEDQPFIFKSVKTIRSDVKDAAERAADETGNEYYRYVSVSDLRRWYARHLLIEEKVNPLVVMHVCGWNSYNALMAYYEEPDPETVNDAFEDAKVV; this is translated from the coding sequence ATGCGTCTTGAAGAGACCGGCCAAAACGGTATTTACAAAGTGTGGATGACCGATGAGGAGATGGCCCGCCTCCGACAGGCTGCACCGAGTGCGCGTGCAGAGTTGGCGATTCTCCTCGGCGGCTATCTTGGACTGAAATCAACAGAAATTCCGAAGATCCGTCCGAAGCACATCCAGCCAGGTCATAGTGGCGAGCACCATCGCCTACACGTCCCTGCGTGCAACGGAAAAGACGCCCGCGACGTGTTCCTGCCGGACGAGATACGAGAGGACCTCCGTCAGTACCAGGAGGCGGAGGACGTTGGAGAAGATCAGCCGTTTATTTTCAAATCGGTAAAAACGATTCGCAGCGATGTCAAGGATGCCGCCGAACGTGCAGCTGACGAGACGGGGAACGAATACTACCGCTACGTCAGTGTCAGCGACCTCCGGCGGTGGTACGCACGGCACTTGCTCATCGAGGAGAAGGTCAACCCACTCGTCGTGATGCACGTCTGTGGCTGGAATAGCTACAATGCGTTGATGGCTTACTACGAAGAGCCGGACCCCGAAACCGTCAATGACGCCTTCGAAGATGCAAAGGTCGTATGA
- a CDS encoding zinc ribbon domain-containing protein produces the protein MSSTHSHSQLLEGCSEGSVTRIGVDLGEKNLLAAAPADAGPDIEEALVINSGVESALYDELVAITRRLQTMEADTRLQEAAVFEHHLQLFNRRFAEATAELWEFLDQFESVVLVLEDLPAEYRPLITCRHGEVDAGTWLLPAFQRRLATASVQAGYPIAYVDPDYTTKECHICGVHGERSSAELLCVNDGCPVNSICRDRSAAATIAQRFEISSDQL, from the coding sequence ATGAGCAGTACACACAGTCACTCCCAACTGCTTGAAGGATGCAGTGAGGGGTCTGTCACGCGGATCGGGGTTGACCTGGGAGAGAAGAATCTTCTCGCTGCTGCACCAGCAGATGCCGGTCCCGACATCGAGGAGGCACTCGTCATCAACAGCGGTGTTGAAAGCGCTCTCTACGACGAACTCGTTGCGATCACTCGGCGTCTCCAGACGATGGAGGCCGACACTCGTCTCCAGGAGGCGGCCGTGTTCGAACACCATCTGCAGCTGTTCAACCGCCGGTTCGCTGAGGCAACTGCAGAGCTCTGGGAGTTCCTCGATCAGTTCGAATCGGTTGTTCTGGTGTTGGAAGATCTCCCTGCTGAATACCGGCCGCTCATCACGTGTCGGCATGGGGAGGTTGATGCGGGGACCTGGCTTCTTCCTGCGTTCCAGCGCCGGCTCGCTACGGCCAGCGTTCAGGCTGGCTATCCTATCGCCTACGTCGATCCCGACTACACCACGAAGGAGTGCCACATCTGTGGCGTCCACGGTGAGCGGTCAAGCGCGGAGCTGCTCTGTGTGAACGACGGGTGTCCCGTCAACTCGATCTGCCGTGACCGAAGCGCCGCAGCGACGATTGCACAACGTTTCGAGATCTCGTCCGACCAGCTCTAA
- a CDS encoding tyrosine-type recombinase/integrase codes for MQTLKNFIEYLERIEAVDDALAEKVKVPNIPQKKQSDDTRLTTEAAERLIEFYRNSDLHYGSRAHALVELIWHTGARLGSVRSLDVCDYNSDEKYIEFVHRPDQGTPLKNKVNGERYVSLRDSVCDALDEYIESNRWDRYDDHGRQPLFSSSRGRPGRNTVRTWIYKATVPCLHSDCPHGRERQSCKAARVQCHASKCPSSRSPHQVRTGSITWHRNRAVPKKVTRKRVNASEKVIDRHYDKASKRDRMELRRRPHLDKLALGD; via the coding sequence ATGCAGACGCTGAAGAACTTCATAGAGTATCTTGAGCGCATCGAGGCTGTCGATGACGCTCTCGCTGAGAAAGTGAAGGTGCCTAATATTCCTCAGAAAAAGCAGTCAGATGACACTCGTCTCACAACTGAAGCAGCAGAACGCCTCATCGAATTCTACCGTAACAGTGACCTTCACTACGGCTCTCGCGCCCATGCACTCGTAGAATTGATTTGGCATACGGGAGCTCGCTTGGGGTCGGTCCGTAGCCTCGATGTCTGTGACTACAATTCCGATGAGAAATATATCGAGTTTGTCCACCGGCCTGATCAAGGGACACCGCTGAAAAACAAGGTCAACGGTGAACGGTATGTCAGCCTTCGAGACTCTGTCTGTGATGCACTAGATGAGTATATCGAAAGCAATCGGTGGGATAGATACGATGACCACGGTCGTCAGCCGCTCTTCAGTTCTTCACGTGGGCGTCCAGGACGGAACACTGTTCGAACTTGGATCTACAAGGCGACGGTCCCCTGCCTTCATTCAGACTGTCCTCATGGACGTGAGCGGCAGTCCTGTAAAGCCGCCAGAGTACAGTGCCATGCAAGTAAATGCCCGTCATCTCGCTCACCTCATCAGGTACGCACCGGTTCGATCACATGGCATCGAAACCGGGCAGTTCCCAAGAAGGTGACCCGAAAGCGGGTGAACGCATCTGAGAAAGTGATTGACCGGCATTACGACAAAGCCTCCAAGCGAGATCGTATGGAACTCCGACGTCGCCCTCACTTGGACAAACTCGCTTTGGGTGATTGA